One window from the genome of Glycine soja cultivar W05 chromosome 12, ASM419377v2, whole genome shotgun sequence encodes:
- the LOC114378655 gene encoding septum-promoting GTP-binding protein 1-like has protein sequence MSHFGRKLSRSSTVRRRFHHRVSLLQRCLLRVLHRILLCSGSKATNATYSMLPPALPSPPPPVSSDGELGREEMDLSSSAVFQTHDLDSDLVSLKISLLGDCQIGKTSFLAKYVGDEKEQQGNQREGLNQMDKTLVVEGARISYCIWEVQGDGKSEDQLPMACMDSVAILIMFDLTSRCTLNSVVGWYKEARKWNQTAIPVLIGTKFDDFIQLPIDLQWTIANEARKYAKALNATLFFSSATYNINVNKIFKFITAKLFDLPWTVERNLTVGEPIIDF, from the exons atgTCCCATTTTGGTCGGAAACTCAGCCGCTCCTCCACCGTCCGGCGACGGTTCCACCACCGCGTTTCCCTGCTCCAGCGGTGCCTCCTCCGCGTCCTCCACCGCATCCTCCTCTGCTCCGGGAGCAAGGCCACCAATGCCACGTATAGCATGCTGCCGCCGGCATTGCCCTCTCCGCCGCCGCCGGTGAGCTCCGACGGCGAGCTTGGCCGTGAAGAGATGGACCTTTCTTCGTCGGCGGTGTTTCAGACCCATGACTTGGACTCTGATTTGGTTTCCTTGAAGATCAGCTTGTTGGGGGATTGTCAAATTGGAAAAACCAGCTTTTTG gCGAAATATGTTGGGGATGAAAAAGAGCAGCAAGGGAACCAGAGGGAAGGGTTAAATCAGATGGACAAGACTTTGGTTGTTGAAGGAGCACGTATATCGTATTGTATCTGGGAAGTACAag GTGATGGAAAATCAGAAGACCAACTCCCAATGGCTTGTATGGACTCCGTGGCAATTTTGATTATGTTTGATCTAACAAGTCGATGCACATTAAACAG TGTCGTGGGATGGTACAAAGAAGCCAGAAAATGGAATCAG ACGGCAATTCCAGTGTTGATTGGAACCAAGTTTGATGATTTCATTCAGCTCCCTATTGATTTGCAATGGACCATCGCCAATGAG GCAAGAAAATATGCAAAGGCCCTCAATGCCACCTTGTTCTTTTCAAGTGCAACCTACAACATCAATGTGAATAAGATCTTCAAGTTCATCACTGCTAAACTCTTTGACCTACCATGGACAGTGGAGAGGAATCTAACTGTTGGGGAACCCATCATTGACTTCTAA